One Candidatus Symbiobacter mobilis CR genomic window, GGTACCAAGTCCAATGCTCAAGGCTACAAGGTCAGTTGGAATGGCTACAAATTGCACCTCGACACGGCCGACTGTGGCGTGCCTATCGCTGCATTGCTGTCCTCGGCCTCGATGCACGACAGTCGTGCTGCCATCCCCTTGTCGCGGATCAGCGCCCAGCGGGTGACGAATCTCTACGATCTGATGGATGCAGCCTATTGCAGCCATGATCTCCGGGAGGACAGCCGAAACCTGGGCCATGTCCCGCTGATTGACCACAATCCGCGTGGAGGCGAGAAGATCGAGTTTTTGCCTCACGAAGCCATTCGCTACAACGAACGTACCGCTGCAGAGCGCACCAACGCTCGCCTCAAGGACGAGTTTGGCGCAAGCCACCTCATGGTCAGGGGCGCTACCAAAGTAATGAGCCACCTGATGTTCGGCGTACTGGCGTTGTGCGCCGACCAATTGATGCGATTGCGATCATGATCCCCCTTTCTCCCGCCTTGGAATCCACGGCATCCGCAGATGTCGGCTTCCGTTCGCGCTGAATCATGAAATATCGACCTTCAGGATAGATACAGGAACGATTCCACTCCGGAATCAGCCCTTTGACTCCAAAAAATCGCAATTTATAGGCGACAAATGCAGTCGGCTATTCGCTTCGGCAGGAATTTTGCAAGAGGCTCAGATAACAGTACCATTTAACAATGAAGCGAAAACACCAATGCACGCTTGAACTCCTCTTTGCCAGACCAACGAGCGCAAACATTCCGTGGCGCGACATCGAAGGCTTGTTGGAGGAACTGGGTGCCGAGGTCAGCGAGCGTGAAGGTAGCCGTGTGGCTGTTGTGTTGTTTGGCGAAGTGCGTGTCTTTCACAGGCAGCACCCCTCCCCGAACACGGACAAAGGTGCCGTCGCAAGCGTTCGCAAATGGCTTGAACAGCACGGAGTAGAACCATGAACATCATGACAGTGGACGGCTATCACGCCAAGATCGAATACGACGAAGAGCTGGATCTTTTTCGGGGTGAAATTCTTGGGCTGAACGGCGGAGCTGACTTCTACGGTAAGAACCCCCAGGAATTGCGAATAGAGTTCCAAAAATCCTTGCAGGTTTTTCTGGAGGTTTGCAAGGAAAAAGGCATCGAACCCAGAAGGCATTTCTCTGGCCAATTCAATGTTCGCATTCCACCCGCATTGCATGAACAACTTGCCATTTCCGCGCAAGCCGAAGGCAAAAGCATCAACATGCTGACCCAAGAAGCCTTGCGTATCCGTGTCACACAGTAAGCGGGGTCAGCAAGGTGCCAATGTCGCCATCCTGCCGCAGCGCGTTCGCGAAGCCATGGCCCCAACCGACCCCCTTTTGCTGCGCTACCTCGACCACGTCCGCTTTGAAAAGCGCCTGGCCGCACGCAGCGTCTCGCTCTACGCTTTCGACCTGGCCCGGCTGCAAAAACTGGCCGATGAAGCAGGCATCGCGCTGCCAACGCTGGAACGGACGCAGGCGCGGAAATGGATGGCGCAGCTCCATGCTCAAGGCAAAAATGGAAAAACGATTGCGCTGACGCTGTCCGTATGGCGGGGGTTCTATACCTGGCTGGGGCGCTTGGGCGAGATTCGCGCCAACCCGATTGCCGATCTGCGAGCGCCCAAATCGGCGCGCCCCCTGCCCAAAGCCTTGGGTGTAGACGATGCCGTGGGTCTGGCCGATTTCCACGACGACGATGCCGACCCTTGGCTCGAAGCGCGCGATGCCGCCATCGTGGCATTGCTCTACGGCGGGGGCTTGCGGGTGGGGGAGTTGTGCGCGCTGGACGCCCACGCCAGCCCCACCGCAAAAGGATGGATCGACATCGACGCGGGGGAAGCCCGCGTCACCGGCAAGGGCAGCAAAAAACGCATCGTCCCCATTGGTGCCAAGGCAGTAACGGCCATGCGGGCCTGGATGGCCGTTCGCGCAGAGCACGGAACCATCACCGATGCCGAAGCGCTGTTCGTGGGCAGCCGGGGAACCCGGCTAACGACGCACTCGGTGTGGCAGCGACTGCGCCAACGCAGCCAGCGCGCAGGGGTGTCCACCCCCGTGCATCCGCACATGCTGCGCCACTCCTGCGCCAGCCACGTCCTCCAGTCCAGCGGCGACTTGCGCGGCGTGCAGGAATTGCTGGGTCACGCAAACATCGGAACCACGCAGGTCTACACCCGCCTCGACACCGGCCACCTCGCCAAGGTCTACGATGCCGCCCACCCACGGGCGCGTCTGCGGCCCGAACAGAAAAAATAAGCGATGGCGCCAAGTCATGCAACGATAAATACCCAAAAACGGCTTGCGCAGCACGGAGTAGAACCATGAACGTAATGACAGTGGACGGCTATCACGCCAAGATCGAATACGACGAAGAGCTGGATCTTTGTCGGGGTGAAATTCTTGGGCTGAACGGTGGTGCAGACTTCTACGGCAAGAACCCCCAGGAATTACAAACAGAGTTCCAAAAATCCTTGCTGGTTTTCCTGGAGGTTTGCAAGGAAAAAGGCATCGAACCCAGAAGGCATTTCTCTGGCCAATTCAATGAACAACTTGCCATTGCCGCGCAAGCCGAAGGCAAAAGCATCAACATGCTGACCCAAGAAGCCTTGCGTATCCGTGTCACACAGTAAGCGGCACTGGTTGCCCGCTTTCGCGGGAATGACGTACTGATGGAACCATCGATTTTTCCGCGATCCTTTCCAAACAATAGGGATTCGACTTCTCCGATCCATTCCTGCTTTGCGCAGGAATTCTTTCCGTCATTCCCGTGAAAGTGGAAATCTAGTGCCGACGCAATGCACTCGGTTCAGCACCAAAGTCTTCCCCCCGCAGTGCAAGCGGTACCGATACGCCGTTTTGCCGATATGGCGCACGCCAACGGTGCGCTGTGTCGTGCGGGGTGGATCGTCGTGCTAGACGAATTTCTTGACCCTGAATCCGTGTTCACCCAGCCGCCATGCACACATAACGCATTGATTATATGAGATAATTACAGTATTTTCAGGCTCACCCAAACGAACATGGCGCAATTTGAAGTCAAGCAAACCAGCAAGCTGCAACTGACCTCGTATTCCGGACTGGCGCTGATCGGGCAATGCTGTCAGGCCGCCCAGGTGGAGGCGGTGATCGACCCGAAGATTCCGGTGTCGCATGGCATGCGCACCTCGGACATCGTCAAGAGCGCGATTGGGCTGCTGAGCTTGGGCAAGAGCGACTTCGAAGCCATCGAATCGTTCCGCAATGACCGTTTTTTCAAGGAAGCCCTGCATCTGTCCAAGGTTCCCGGCAGCGTTTGGCTGCGTCAGCGCCTGGATGCCAAGGCCGACGCGATCCGTGAATGGACCGACGAGTTGTCGCTGCGCCTGCTGAAGCGCACCGAAGCCCCCATCACGCCGCACAAAGGATTTGTCTGTGTCGACATCGACACCTTCGCCATGGACAACAGCGGCACCAAGAAGGAAGAGGTGAAACGCACCTACCAGGGGTTCGACGGGTATACCCCGATCGCCGGTTACATCGGTAACGAAGGCTGGAACATCGGCCTGGAGTTGCGGCCTGGTTCCCAGCACTCTGCGAGCAAGACGGAATACTTCTACGAGCGCATGTTTCCTCGCATCGAACGTTTGGTCCAAGCCGACCAGCCCGTCCTGTTGCGCGAGGACAGCGGTTTCGACAGCGCCCGCCTGTTGTTTGCCAAGGCGACGGAACGAGACCGGCTCGCCCGCCTGGGGCGATCCTTCGACTTTCTCTGCAAGTGGAATCCGCGCAAACAGGACAAGGCGGCCTGGGTGGAGCGTGCCCAAGCGGCGGGAAGCTTTGTGGAAACGCGGCCCGGCAAGCGGGTGGGCGTGCTGTCTTTAGACGTGGAACGAAGCTTTGGCAAGGAGAAACGCCGTTTCCGCCTGGTGGCCCGAGTGATCGAACGCAGCATCGACAAGAGAGGGCAACGCCTGTTGGTGCCCGACATCGAACTGGAAGGCTGGTGGACGACGCTGGCCGTTGACGCAGCGGAGGTCATTGATCTGTACAAACATCACGGCATGCACGAGCAGTTTCATTCCGAGTTCAAGACCGACTTGGACCTGGAGCGGCTGCCTTCGGGCAAGTTCGATACCAACGACAGCCTGCTGCATCTGGCGGCGTTCGCCTACAACTGCCTGCGCCTCTTGGGACAGTTGGGACTGACCGGCAAGATCACGCCGATCCGGCATCCGGCCAAGCGCCGACGCATCAAGACCGTGCTGCAGGAGATCATGTATCGGGCGGCGAAGTTTGTGGCCCATGCCCGCCGCCTGGTGCTGGACTTCGGTCGCGGTGTGGCGGCGCATGCCAAGGTGTTTGTCACCCTTCAGGCGCGGTTGCAAACTGCCGCGTCTTCGGGATGATGGCCCGCGAACGCCACGGCCCACAGGTTGCGGATTCCGGATTTTCGGAAGGGGTGGGTTTGCGTGAGGTGCGGAAAATGCGTTGATGGAAGGCACTGATATGGCAGATTTGCCCTGATATCCCGACCGAATGTTCCTCGGATCGGCGGTGACGAGGGCAGAACCCAAGGGAGAACGCTCAAAATTCATGCGTTCAGGCCCGCAAGGAAGGGGCCAGTCCAAGGGAACACGGATTCAGGTTGACCTGTTGCGCTCGGCTTGAACCTTGCTTCAAGCCCTTCCCCGCTGCGCAGCCCGCAATGCTGCGCGGTGCCCCCGGTCGGGGTACGGCGCTTCGCGTACTGCTTCGGAAAGCAGCGATGGCGTGGCGGGATGGATTGCAACGACCCGTTCCCCCGCCAGCATAGCCAACGCTTCGGCCACCGGCATCCCCGCAAGGCTGGTGCGAATCTCGACCGAGCCGATGCCCAGGCGATCGAGCAATTCGAGCGCAATCGCGGCGTGCCAGCGCAAGCTGTGCGCAGATTCTTTCTTGGGCTTGTCGCTGCGGCCGTAGCCGATCCGGTCTGGCAACAGTACACGCCGCCCTGCTGTGAGGTCCCGATCCATCCATTCGATCCACGCCGCGCTCCATTCCTGCGGGCCATGCAGAGTCAGCATGGCCGGGGCAACCGTAGCCGTCTGCGCGCCCTCGCACCAGTAGTGCATCCGCAACCCGGCCAGGCTGGGTAGATCGGCGACGTACCGCGACACATACGGGGAGGCGACGCACGCAAAACGTTCCTCCGGTGTACGCAACGCATCGTCACGCAAGGGCCAACGCTGCGAGCGGCTGACTGCGCGGCGCTGTACAAAAAAATCTTGCAGCAATTTCGCGCTGTCCGCAGCCAGCACGCCCTCCATCACTACCGGAGGGTTAGGCATCGCGGGGTGCGCCAGCAACTGCATTTGCGAACGCACGGCCCCCGTTTTGGGTTCCCGCGCCCCATACACAAGCCTGCCCACCCGCGCATGAACCAAAGCGCCGACACACATCGCGCACGGCTCCAGCGTGCAGACCAGGGTGCATCCATCAAGCCGGCAATTCCCCACAGCGGCTGCGGCCCTACGCAATGCCAGCATTTCGGCATGGGCGGTGGGGTCGTTCTTCTGCAAGACTTCGTTGTGCGCGGCGGCAAGCACCTCGCCACCGCGAACGATCACCGCGCCTACAGGCACTTCCCCCAGTTGGGCAGCCAGCCGCGCTTGGGCCAAGGCATGGAGCATCGCTTCTTCGTCGGGCAAGATCATGGCCCGAGGGTACGACGTCTGCGATGCCGCACGCAAAATCGCCCGCCTCATCCATCCCTCACCTGATCGATCCCCTACCCTATCGACCCCATACCTTATCTACCCTCATCTACCCATTGCCCTTTGCTATTCCCTGCCATCTCTATCTTTTGCTTCCCCTGCACACCATGCCCAGCATCTACACCATCGACAAAACGCGAATCCCCACACTGCCCCACGGCGCTGCGCCCCTGCCCCCCGAAG contains:
- a CDS encoding type II toxin-antitoxin system HicA family toxin; the protein is MKRKHQCTLELLFARPTSANIPWRDIEGLLEELGAEVSEREGSRVAVVLFGEVRVFHRQHPSPNTDKGAVASVRKWLEQHGVEP
- a CDS encoding type II toxin-antitoxin system HicB family antitoxin — protein: MNIMTVDGYHAKIEYDEELDLFRGEILGLNGGADFYGKNPQELRIEFQKSLQVFLEVCKEKGIEPRRHFSGQFNVRIPPALHEQLAISAQAEGKSINMLTQEALRIRVTQ
- a CDS encoding tyrosine recombinase XerC — protein: MAPTDPLLLRYLDHVRFEKRLAARSVSLYAFDLARLQKLADEAGIALPTLERTQARKWMAQLHAQGKNGKTIALTLSVWRGFYTWLGRLGEIRANPIADLRAPKSARPLPKALGVDDAVGLADFHDDDADPWLEARDAAIVALLYGGGLRVGELCALDAHASPTAKGWIDIDAGEARVTGKGSKKRIVPIGAKAVTAMRAWMAVRAEHGTITDAEALFVGSRGTRLTTHSVWQRLRQRSQRAGVSTPVHPHMLRHSCASHVLQSSGDLRGVQELLGHANIGTTQVYTRLDTGHLAKVYDAAHPRARLRPEQKK
- a CDS encoding type II toxin-antitoxin system HicB family antitoxin — protein: MNVMTVDGYHAKIEYDEELDLCRGEILGLNGGADFYGKNPQELQTEFQKSLLVFLEVCKEKGIEPRRHFSGQFNEQLAIAAQAEGKSINMLTQEALRIRVTQ
- a CDS encoding IS1380 family transposase encodes the protein MAQFEVKQTSKLQLTSYSGLALIGQCCQAAQVEAVIDPKIPVSHGMRTSDIVKSAIGLLSLGKSDFEAIESFRNDRFFKEALHLSKVPGSVWLRQRLDAKADAIREWTDELSLRLLKRTEAPITPHKGFVCVDIDTFAMDNSGTKKEEVKRTYQGFDGYTPIAGYIGNEGWNIGLELRPGSQHSASKTEYFYERMFPRIERLVQADQPVLLREDSGFDSARLLFAKATERDRLARLGRSFDFLCKWNPRKQDKAAWVERAQAAGSFVETRPGKRVGVLSLDVERSFGKEKRRFRLVARVIERSIDKRGQRLLVPDIELEGWWTTLAVDAAEVIDLYKHHGMHEQFHSEFKTDLDLERLPSGKFDTNDSLLHLAAFAYNCLRLLGQLGLTGKITPIRHPAKRRRIKTVLQEIMYRAAKFVAHARRLVLDFGRGVAAHAKVFVTLQARLQTAASSG
- the tadA gene encoding tRNA adenosine(34) deaminase TadA, whose product is MRRAILRAASQTSYPRAMILPDEEAMLHALAQARLAAQLGEVPVGAVIVRGGEVLAAAHNEVLQKNDPTAHAEMLALRRAAAAVGNCRLDGCTLVCTLEPCAMCVGALVHARVGRLVYGAREPKTGAVRSQMQLLAHPAMPNPPVVMEGVLAADSAKLLQDFFVQRRAVSRSQRWPLRDDALRTPEERFACVASPYVSRYVADLPSLAGLRMHYWCEGAQTATVAPAMLTLHGPQEWSAAWIEWMDRDLTAGRRVLLPDRIGYGRSDKPKKESAHSLRWHAAIALELLDRLGIGSVEIRTSLAGMPVAEALAMLAGERVVAIHPATPSLLSEAVREAPYPDRGHRAALRAAQRGRA